TATCTTATTAAAAATGGGTACTTATACATGTTAACGCATGAAGCTCTCAAAATCTTATAGTTACTAGATGCTCTCAAAATCTTATACTAGTTACTAGATTGTTATCAGATATCCCTCTGTTCATCAAAAGTGCTGTATGGTTTGGAGGACAAGAACTTTAAtaaatagttgaaaaatatttataaaataaaaaaatagatccaccaaattaattttttaagcaattaataaatgatttgtgaGATTAATTTTTGGTAAATATTTAACGCGAGTAGGGATTCAAGTAGCCCTTAATACtcatttttgttattattacctgacctttcaaaaaaaaaaaactgaaaaatcaaCTATGCACAACTGGTTGTTGTTCATGGCAGTGAAGGTTGGAAGAACATATACACAGCAGCAAAATACCAGAATCTGAGAAAAGAAAATGCACATAATAGAAGACAGGAGAAAGGAAGAAAAGCTTGAACTCGTAATATCCTAGTACCATGAGGATAATTCactaatgaaaataaaaattatttatgataatatatattgataatattCGGCAACAATTTTAAGGCCCCATAAGTATTCTTCCAAGGTTTTGCTGACATTGGTTAGAGGCATTTATGGGCGGCGTCTGAAAGTTATGAGCTTCTCTATTTCCGTACAGATTCACAATTTCATAGATTTGATTATTTTGGGTTGGTCCAGCTCCAGCTTCACCATCCAAACCTTCCTGGCTTTTCTGTtcacctgctgctgctgctggccCTATTCCAACACCCAGGTCAAGGCTAATCGAATGCGCTCTCATCTTAGATGTTCCTGCGTATGCCGTACTTGCAGCGAATTCGTGGCTGCTGTTTCGTGCAATTGGGACGTCATGGTTGTGCTTCCCCTCGTACGTTGTAATAACAGCTTTCGGGTCATGAGATGCCCTCTCCACGTGCTTCCTCACAGGGCATCCAGCATTCGTGCACTTGTAGTAACTCCTGCATCACAAAGCAACAGCCATATCAGCTTTCATACAATAAGTAGGACTATAAGAAGTAGTTTTACACCAATACACTTCTAACATCATTCTAACAATTTTCGATAATGGCAGTATACACTGGCAAAAAAACATATAGGTAGAACAACCTGTCTCAGCACATGGGGAGAAAGATTCTAAAATCAGTTGAGGTTTACAAAGGCTTACAGATAGCTTTACTACAGCTGGTCAAAACTAAGACGATTAATTACCaacttttaaagaaaaatgcaaAACAACcgcacattttttatttttttcaattacaaCATACCCAATTTTTTCAGCAATGTTTGCCCAACGTCTACCACGAAAAAACTATGTCATTCTATTGATGAAAAGAATTGGGTATGTTGTAAACTCAAATGGTTAAAATGTGGTATTATAATTGCAATGTTCTATAAGTTGTGTTGCAAATGCAATTGGTTTTGTgactaatattatatatagaaattAAGACAAATATGTGGTTGTCCTTCTGACTTTTATGGAAAATATAAGGTATGAACTAGAAAGAACACTTTGataaatcttaaaaaaaaattatgagatCAACTGCCCATACTGGCTACTGCCCATCGACAACACATTTAAAGTATTCTGTTATTCCATATTTTTATACCTTAACATTTATATTCTTCTGTAAAATCATCTTTATTGATGCATTTTTCACACAAATTCTGCCATCAAggtatttaaaaaagaaattatattctTCCTCATAACCTCAACGTGACTGACATAGCATGGCCGCTTCTAACTACAACTCTGACACCATCTTTATTCGGTCGCTCTCTTGTGATGTCTCAGACTCCTTCAAAACAAAAGTCCACCACCATATACAATAAAACAAGCCGCCTCTTATAAATCCTAAGTTGACTAGTCATTAGTGGTTATGTCAAAGTACCAAAGAATGCTACAATGTCATATCTCATTTTAGGGGGtgtttacttttcatgattgataagatacatgattgagtatttttatcttcattACTAGAATTTCTACAATCCCACATTTTCAATAGGATACGAATCAAGCAAAATCAGCTCATACGATAGAAATTATCAAAGGTCTTGGGATATCCAAAAGTTCCAATCCCATCTTAGTCAATGGATTAGcctatactatttttatctaccTAGGCTAATCCTTAAAAGTAAACGCTCCCTTAGTTTAtgcattttcaaaaatattaaaccTCAATGGCTTTCAAGAAAAATCTTATGCAAGTTTCTCATTTAAATGAACTTGCAAAATTACGTGGGtgcattgataataattaggATTTTTAAATATCTGGGGTGAACAGGAAGATGGTTCTAGGGGCAAAGTGCTATTAAATGCTTATCTCATCTATTAGGAAATTAGAACATTCCCAAGAATTGTTAGTACTAATAACTAACAAGTCAACGGCTGTCACATGTTTTCCAATCAAAAGGGGAAGGTCCAAATACTGATCGATCATAACCAAATTGCACAAATCTCAGGATATACAAGAATGACAAATACTAATAGACTTCAATGTTTCAAAATGCACCACACAACGCATTTCCAGTTTCTATTGGCAGCCTTCACAACCCAACATTCACCAACATAATACAATGCTTCACATGCAATTCATGGTTTtgctttcttcttttttattgtttctCTTGTGGTTTTTATGTTCATATTATTCATTTAAAGAGTAATCTTTCCTTGTACCACTTTTTATCTTTTATCAGAAGGTACCAATGTTCTAAACCAATCTAGAAGGGGCCCAATGTTTTACTTACCTAGGATTTGGGTTTCCTCGGACAACTTTCTGGCCATACTTACGCCAGCGATATCCATCATCCAATATATCAACCTCACTCACAGTTTGAACAACAACTCGTGGTTCACGAATGGGTTTCACAACTGGTGTAACATCAGTACCATCCTCCATTTTCCTGCTCAGATTGGTCACCAATATACTCACAAGGGAATAACAAACAATTAAGCATACATTAGAAATTTTACAAAAGTACATACCttcgtttcaagaaaggatcatcATCTTCAGCATCATCATTTTGGCCATGAAACTGTGAACCTGAACCATCTATTCCCTCCTCATTTGTTTGCAGAGGTGACAGCATGGGAGAGCCACTTTGCTCCATATTATTAGcgttcatcttgtcttcaacaACAGTAAATAAAATTGCATAAATGCTAGCCATATATACTTCCAAATGTGATCTTACGGAATAATTAATGAGCAGTCAAATTTTGAAAGTTGGAGCTTGGATATTTGAGGGAAGTCCAATTTGGCTTTACTAATTATGTGAAACTAATGATTAACATTCAACATGGTGGCAAGTTGAAAAGGCACACATAAGCATAACACATGTAAGGGAGAAACAAATCTAGATGACACTACCACTTTATGGTAAAATCTTAATAACAGATTGACTttctgaaaaataaaattgcatCAATTGAATGAGAACCCAAAAATCGTCTTGATATATAAACAAACTGTTTGGCGTAACCACATACAATGGACAGCAGAAAAGAAGATTTTGCAACTCGGTGAGACAACAAGCTTCAGCAACAAAGAGTACAGGTGGGTCAGATCAGAGAATTTCATTTCTTGACACTATGTGCACGGAAAACAGTTGgatatatataaagagagagagagacatagagagggagagaagctaCACATAATAGTATCAGTTCACACAACagcatatttttaattattaaacaaaaaataataaagttagGCCAGTTACCCTCTTGACCAGCCAATGATAAACCCTTGTCCAATTTATCCTCTTGAATGGACATAAGAGCCCCAGGATTGTGCCGACGTGCACTTTGAGGTTTGGGATGATCATGTGAACCCTTGTACACAATTTCTGTAATATGTCCACTTGGAGAGCGTTCAAAGATTTTTTTCACCTCACAGTTAGGATATGTACATTTGTAGTAACTTCGTGGAAACTCGCTTCCTTTAACCAGTTTCTGCCCATATTTTCTCCAGTTATACCCATCTTCTGATGTTCTTTCAGCTGAGACTGACGAGCTGCTATCTTTATGCTCAGAAACTGACGCTTGTGTACCCGTATTGGACTGCGCCCCTTGATTTGATTCATCAATATTATCATAGACAGATGAATCCTGTCGAGCTACTGCATGAGATTGTGATGCTAAAGAAGAGGGTGCAGCAGATTGAGAATATCGCTGATCTTGATGAGTGACTAGCCCATTTCGATTCATTCCTACAGGAATCTTTTCCCCAAAAAAAGGTATCCAATGAGATATATTTGCTTAAGTATTCACATGAGCCAGTAATTCAACACTTGCACCCATTAAAGTTGGATATGAAGATATTGGTTGATTAAAAGGTTCGGTCAGAACTCACTGATCCTAAAAATTAGATCTCCGCTCCAAATGTGTAACCTTTTTTTACCATGTCAACAGTAGCAGCAAAATAATCATTCATATGTTTGTGCACAAGACAAATCAATCAGAAGTTCTACCAGCTTGTCATTTGAATACAAGTTACTAAAATCATAAGATTGATAATGATCACGAGACATTAATTGAACACCGTGGACATGCAAGCTGATGCTACTATTCTGAAGAAATTATTTGGACAGCACGATATATCAAGACTAATCTTatgaaacataatttaaaaaacatTTTGCGACCCATTCAATTGTTTGAGCCCATGCAGCTTATTTTGAAAGCTATACCATACATGAGAATGATCTTAAGACCAAAAGGAAAGTTTTGGGACATTACCGACATCCCTGCAGAAGATAATCCTGATGTGGTACTAACTCCAGTATGAAACCTAAATTCAAAACCACTGGAAGTTCTTTCATCTACAGCATTACCACTAGCGAAATTTTTCTCTAACATAATCGCTGCATTTTCACCAGATGATTGCATCATCTGAGGCTTGAAAAAGGAACCCGTGGTCGGAGAAGGCTCAGCCTGCAAAGTAACAGGGAATTCAAATAAATGAACTTTTCCTAGACGCTAGCTGTACCAAATCTCCTATAGATCTCCACAGAAATCAAAAGAAATTTGATGTCAGTACAAtttaaaagtttttattttcaaaGTTCCAATTGCAAAATAAAACAATTAACTGCACTTCAGATGACAATGCCAAATGCACCCCAATGATACCATTGGCGGAATTTGATGCTTTAAATAAGCTCAAGCATTCCAATGTACCATATAGTTTCCAGGGACCAACACAGTAGAAAATTTCGAAGCGCTACTAAGCCCAGGAAGATTCAATTTGCAAGAAACAACACAAAGACTTGAAACCTTTCACTCTACAATTCTAATCACTCCTTTGATCAGTGGCAATCTTCTTTATCAGCATGCTGCTTCTTATCGCTCAGATCTTCACTTGACAGTACAAAATGTGAACGGTTATGGTTCTAATAAAAGGAATGGTTTCATATTCCTCCTTCTGAGTGGTTATTCCTCTTTATTCACATGTCTTTCCAATTTCAGGCTCCATTAGCTCAAAAGATTCATATTGCCAAGTCTCCACAAAAGGTTTAAAGTTGCTAAAGATAATTCCATCTAGAAACCAATAAAATACACCCTAATGCGAGCATCAGAATCCATGGGTCCCGAAACACACGCAACTGGACACATATATTATTCACTCAACGATTAATATTCTCAAACTAGCACTCAATGGGAAAAGACGTATTTTTCAACGACACCATGATGATGAAAACGAACCAACGTCAAATCAATAATGAAATCCACCCACTAATTCCAATTAAATAACCCAGAAAATCATACTTTGGCGTCAGTATAACAGCATGCTTTCAGACTGAAACTAAAAACACACAATTCACGCGACCAAGAACGGCAAAGCTGTGTGTTTTTCGGCAGAATGCTTTATGACAGAGCGGTTAATAACCTAATTAGGAAACAGAGGttgaatttcaattttattccaCATTTGAAACAACATTAAACTCGGTACCGGATCCGAATCTGAATCTGTCCTGCTAAACTAGTGCATAAATTCACTCAAGGACTAGACAAGTGAAAAAGAGAGGGGGATAAAAgtagaaaaaggaaaatgaaaagAAGGGAAAGGCGACCTTAATGTTAGAGAGAAGAACGGGAGACTCGAGGAAGGAGGTCGGGCTGAGACCGGGAGGAATAGTAATGCAAGTAGACCTAGAGATCGGGAGCTTGGCCGGGGACATGAGGCGGTACCTAGCTCCGTTGGTGGATCCGCCGGCATCGGTGACGTGATCGTGAGCTGAGGTGACGTTTTCGGAGTGCGGGTGGGAGTAGTGAGGCAGTGAGTGGGAGCGGTCTTCCATTGAAGGAAAGGAGAAATTAATGAGAGAAGGAGAGACGAGAGAGGTATGTAGGTATGTATTTGAGAAACAGCGAAGGATTGGGGGAAAGAGGGGAGGGGCACGATGGTAATTTCCACACAGGGTATCGTCAGAGCCGAGAAAGGACCGTTCAAGTTCGACGTTGTTGACTTTATAGATTCGGATCTGCCTTCCTATTGGCTACTCGCTTCTTATCCagttcttttctcttttttttacatttaaccCCGTTTTGCTCTCTCAACAATCAAAGTTTTACACTGTAAGCCAAAATTATTAAAGCTTTTCCTTCTTGTCCACATCTCTGCCAAAAGAAGGGTAAAATCTTGTCAACAGATTGAGGGGCCAATCATTCAATCCCTATTTTGTTTTTACTTCATTCCTGTATTATTCAATTGCTTGTTTTTGGGATGCGCTGGAATGAGAAAGAGTAGAGATTGATTTATTAGATTGAAGAAATAAAACAGCAATGCAGTATGAAAGGAGAAAAAATTGTTGCATCATCATGAAACCAATAAAATATGGAAGCGCAACAGAATCTAGAAAGCGAATCCGAAAAATGGTTAGTTGCGGTATAGAAAACAGAAAGAGATTAGTGGGATTGGATatgataaaaaagaaaaaaagtaggACCACAGCAATCATACAACATTTGACAGTTGGTGGTCTGAGTTAAGAATCTCAGCCTAACCTGTACCAACAAACATTAATTCTCTCCTCCACATTATTctatcttctcttctcttctccacaTTGTAATTTTCGACACAATAGGAATCAGGAATCAACGGCGGCTGAATCCAGCCTCTTCTTcaatacaataataattacgATACATATGATTATGAAGGGAGTACACAGTATACACAATAACTAACCAAATCAAGAAGATACACCTTGTTACTTTTTCTTTGCATTACACACCAGCTACTCAGCTTCTTCCATAGAACATGGCATGAAAAGCCAGGAAATACTAGTTATATCTTCAACGAATTAATGCCCCACAAACAACCAAAACCAGTAGATGCTGGTGTAAAGGTGAACAAGTTTACCTTCATATGGCGTGCCACACTGATGCCCTGTAGAAACAAAAATGATTGCACAATCTATACTTCTGATAGATTGGTATAATAAACATACATACTCCCAAGAAATTCCATCCTAGGAAACTCAAGATTGTAAAACACCGTAAGTGGCGATAAAGCATTTCACCAACCATCAATCCACTATATGTTCCAAAATAGAGCTCTAAAAGGAAGCCGCATTTCTCCACTGGGAGAACTACTAACCGAGACAACCTGCTCGCGGCAGTAATTTTGATTATGTAAGAGGTTGATATTTATGTCTGCATCTTTAGCTCAACAGAGCCAGAGCAAACATGGAAAGCAACTACTTCGCAGTTTCCACGAAAGAAATTCATtacccaaaataaataaatgaattcaATCGAACAGGGGCTAGACTTAAATAGGGATGATGCAATGTACCATTAGGAACATTGGATCTTCCATTTGGTCTTGGAATCAGCTAAAAAATGAATGATCAACATGATACAAGTCATATTAATCAAAACATCTGAACCATGGACATTGGTTCAGATAGTATTTCAAGAATTCCTTGCTCATTAACAACTAAGGGAAAAACCAGATTTGGTCATCATGCCAAAATCTtggtgataaaaaaaaaggcaaaaaagCCTTCCACATATTGGCATTCTATTCAAACACATGCATAGACCACCTAAAGTTTGAGAACTTGCATATCACTGTGGATAGTACACTGGTGGGTATTGAGATGATACATCATATCCACCATAAGCTATACCCCTGTTATAATAACCATGTTGTGCATGTGTTTCTGGATTATAGGAATTGGAGGTTGATGGATTTAGGTTCCCGGAGAAGCCCAAAGGGGCTCCTGACAACCCATACAAGTCTGCAGATGAGCCCACATATGGGGCAGCAACCACAAGAGATCCTGTCATGCCATATGCTCCAGAAGATGAACCAAGGTATGGAGCAGCATGATCTGGCAACAAGCCTACCCTCTTCATAGAAGATGGCTGTGGTGGGCGAAAACCTGAGTTGCCACTAAATTTCCTTTTAAATGCTGATGGAGCAGCAGCAGTCGCCTTTATTCGCTTGTTCCCATTATGTTTTGGTTGCTTTGGTGGCTGCTGAGGTTTGGGTACAGGGGCTACAGCAGGTCTTTTCCTGTCAGCCTTCTCCTTTTCCAACTTCTCGATACGCATCAACATTTCATCTTTTGGGTACTGAGATTCCAAACCATGATCCTCGACGCACTTAATCACCGACTTCAATGCACTAATTTCTTTCATTGCAGCATCATTCTACAGAGGAACATAATAAAGTAAGTATTCCCCATTGCAGATATTCTGCAGCCCAAATCTCTTACAGTCCGCAGTAACTATCAAATAAGACATTTAAGAAGCTAATATCCCTTCTACCAACATTGactaattagtgaaattgattTGACTAATGCACTTCAGCAATGACCCTTCTCGAATCATAAATATCATATGTCGATAAGTTAATGAAAGCTATTCGACAGGGGATTTTAGTTTTCTAGAAATTACCAAACTAGTGAAAATTATTGACTAATGCATTATTTTAGCCATGATCTTTTGTAGAATCATTGATATCAGAAGATAATGAAGCTATTTGACATATATTCTTAACAAGTTCAAGAACAGAGTACTAGCCTCCAATTAAAAAGTGGCGTAACACATCTGATGGAAAACAGCTACTACAAGCATCTCCGGGTTGACTTTACAGATTTTTCTCTTAGTTAATGTGCATTTATTATCATCAGCAATCCAATATATCCAATGATAGAGCACATAAATGACAAATCACCTTCAGATTTACCATATATACAAAAGCTTTGTGATAACAACCCAATCAACTTTGAAATGCACCAACGGTAAGAGGGATACCCTCACAATACAAGGTAaatgaagaaatatttaacagtATTACCAATGACTGGCGAGAACTCTTCCCACTCTTACGCACTTTCTGGGCAAATTTCTTTGAATCCATCACATATGCTTTCAGTAAGGGCACTGGAGGGTACTCATCAGTTAGCTCAAACTCAAAAACGAATTTGAGAGCTATAAGTTGTTTGCCCTTACTTACAAGCCTCCGTACAACATCTGTTGAAAACCATAATTTTGTTGCTCACATCAAAATTTGAACTAGATGAGCATGAAATATAAGAGCACAGAAAATCAACTGTCTagatttcaaaatatttttaaaacagaCAATGGGGCTAATCAGAATGCATAGGCATCATAACCAGCTCAAGCCTTGACTTGTACAATGATGGAGGCTCAGTTTGTAAGCATAAAGCTAAAGATCATATCTATCATTATATTTCTTATGTCCATGAACATGGTCCATGAGAATATGACCTCATTCTCATACCCTAGaatgattgaaaattttgaatagtCTGGTATGATCAAGTTATCATGACGGGATATTTCACATCCAAATCCAAATTAGGCTGTAATTTAACATAGTATTCAAGTAGAGGTCTCTAGAAAACTAGATCCTAAATCACCCATCTCAGTCATAATCGAGTAGGGAACAAATTTTCTCTACCTAAGGCTTTTAATACCTATAAAGAATCTTCACTTGACTGCGAAGTTGGTCTCACATTTACCACTGATATTGTTGTCTAATTCCTTAAACTTGATAACCATTCCAATTAATGGCCCTAACAAGTTAGAATTCCCTCATTAACAGGCTTTGAATAATCAATTCATCATGATGCCAGATGAGATCATCGGAATCGATCATTTTGACATAGGTAAGTGATGATCATATCTGCAAATATCTCTAACAGGTTGCAGCATATTAATATCCAACAAACGCATTCTTAAGATGTTACAGTGCATCCACGAAAAGACTGGAGTCCAATAAATACAAAAACCACAAATGGCCTGATAGTTCAGGTTGTAACACCACCCAAATTTCATCAGAAGATGCCCAATGCACAAAATGCAAGCAATTATAGTGAAGATTAGTTAAGATATAATGTTCACTAAGATAACTATGCAAATGAACACATTAATAAGTTCACATGTTAATACATACTTACCAGAAATTCTACCCTCGAGGCGGAGAACTCGACACAAGTCAACCGTCTGTCGATATCTAGCGCTCATAACAACATAATCAACTAGCTCATTGACATCAAACTCGCCATCAATCAACAGATTATAAGAAGCCAGGAGCTGCAAATAACCCAACCTCTCCAAACCCCAGTCTTCCTCTTTCCCTTCTTCATCCCCTTCACAATTCAATTCCGCCATCTTCACCTTCCACTCTGACGCGACGGCTGTGGCCCGCTCCCTAACCTCCGCTCTCATCTCCACCCCAGCCCTCATCAACTCCTCCAACAACACCACGCAAGCCGTCCTAAGCCTAGACCCCGACCCTAACTTGTCATCCCAAAAGCCCTCCAACGTATCCAAAACCATCGAGCCCGCGTCCGGAGCGTGCTTGAACGCGTCGGCCAACTCAGCCCTAATCGCAGCCCTTTCCTTGGGACGGTCAAGTACGTATTTGCGCAAACCCAAAGCATCCATTTTTTCACAGAAGGACTTCAGCTCGGGTCGGGCCAGCACCGGCTCTGACAATAGCGAGTTTTTTTCGTTACCGGTTTTAGAGGATTCTAGGGCTTGAAGGACGGCCAATTTGTCGAGGAGCTCGGATTGGGCGCCGGAGAAATACGAGTCGAGATCAGTCCATGCGAAATTCAAGGAGGAGAGCGAAGAGGAACGCGATTCCAATTCTTCGAAGGCTTTTTTCAAACTCTGCTTCTTCTCGTCGACGAGGCTGAGCGCCTGTTCGATCGATTTTACAGTCGTCAACGCCATAGCGTTCAGAATTGCGGACTGTGCTGAGCGCGGGATTTGGTAATCAGTGGGCACGCAAATTTCTGAATAACATTTATTGGTAACGGAATCCAGAGAGACCAACAGTGGAACACAATGAAGAAGAACGACGATGCTACACGAGACGTGTTgctttaacaaaaataaaataaatgtatttTATGAGgagtagggctgggaatcgggtcgggatcgggtaccctacccgaaaaaatcgggtacccgatcccgaaaatGCCAGAAAAACGCCAGCCgaccccgaacccgaaaattaatcgggtaccctaatacctgactcgggtacccgagtcgggtattcgggtactcGAAATTACCCGATCAAAATTAGGTTTTTGAGGTCAAAATGtgaaatcgggtatttcgggtattagggtacccgaattacccgatttgtgcttaatcgggtattagggtacccgaatacccgaaaatacccgaaaaatacccgatttttttaaaaaaaaaaacgaaaatataACCCCTATTTTAATGCTTTGCCCTATATAATCTTGTACATTTTCAATTCCCTGTTTTTAACAAATAATATATAACATCAAATCCaaaatcaacaaccacaaaTCTCAACTCCGaagtctaaaattttaaatggaACGAACGTCTAGTACCCAAGTCTAATACACAAAGTCAAAGTCTAGTACACAAACTCACAAAGTCTCAAACAAATGTCAAAGACAAAGTCTAGTACACAACTAGATCACAAAATGATGCCCATAGCTACGAGCCTACGACTACGATGCACGAGTTCCACTTAGCTCCGTTTGACTCTGTGGCGGCCTCGAATCACCATGAGTATAGCTATGGAGCACTgtaagaattaagaaattgaaattgtGTGGGCTGCGCAACGCATATGGAGGTAACCTCCATCGAGAACTCTAGACTGCACCTCATCAAGATAATAGGTCACATATCTTACTGCCCCATCGTTTGCTGTTGCATTGTCTAGCGTGCAACAAAGCAATCTCTGCAAGCCCCAATCCTTCATCGACATCACAATAGCCTCACCAATATCAATGGCTTTGTGACTAACGATCTTGACAAATGTAATGATCTTCTTATGTAATCTCCAATCCTTACGAATGAAGTGTGCAgtaacacacataaaattggTGTTGTTTATTGAAGTCCAGCTATCTGTGGTCAATGAGACCCTACCCATGCCCTTCTTGGTGAAGAAAGTCTTCAACCTATCTTTCCGCTCCAAGAAGATCTTCACACAGTCAGCTCTGATCGTTTGCCTTGTAGGAATTTGGAACATTGGGCAAGCAGCAGCAACAAATTTTTGGAAGCCCTCCTTTTCCACATGTGTGAATGGGAGCTCATCAAGGATAATCATCTCAGCCAAAGTGAGTCGAACAAACTTCTGATCAAACTTCCAAGCTGACAATGAGCTAGTTCCATCCGTGCTGGCAGGTGTGAAATGCAATACAGTTTGACCTTCCGTTgtatttttatgctttttggAGCACGAAATAGTGTGGTTCTTGAGGCCATTCGTCCCATTACGGTATGAATCGGCGCAAATTACAGCTCCACATGTCTTGCACTTCCCCTTGCGTGTCTTCTCCGGAGGATCACCTTCTTCAACCCACATAAGTGTGAAACCTTTCCAATGATCTGAGCGTGCActtccttttttccttttctttgatACACCACTTTGAGATCCGGTTTCTATTGTTTCTTCCCCGTCTTCGCCGATAGGAATATCCTCTAACCCATCATCATCCATATCATCATTCATATCAATAGCGTCTTCCTCAACACGATTACTATTGCGAGAAGATGCCATAACAATGTAGCAAACTACAAAATAAGTAAACACACTCATTTAGTCATTTAGAAACTGAATTCATAAAGAAAATTGTCATAATAGCTCAAACTAATTTAGAAACAATCAATCAAGCCAACTGAAATCAATCAAACCAATAATAGATATGATGAAATCAATCAAACCAATCAATACCAAATGAAATCTAAAGCCAACTGTACCAAATACCAATCAAACCAAGCAAAACATTCAAATTGAATTCTGAACCGAATCAATCAATGAATCAATATTacaataaaatacataaagcCAACTGAATCAAACATTCTAAAGCCAATTGAATCAAACATTCAAATTGATGCATAACAGATGTGATTTAGCTAATTTATATCAAACATTCAAACTCAACTGAATCAAACATTGAACTCAACTGAAATCTAAAGCCAACTGAATTCATAACACATTCACATTgagtcatttaaaaaaaaaggaagaataaGAAG
The genomic region above belongs to Salvia miltiorrhiza cultivar Shanhuang (shh) chromosome 5, IMPLAD_Smil_shh, whole genome shotgun sequence and contains:
- the LOC130986211 gene encoding truncated FRIGIDA-like protein 1, giving the protein MALTTVKSIEQALSLVDEKKQSLKKAFEELESRSSSLSSLNFAWTDLDSYFSGAQSELLDKLAVLQALESSKTGNEKNSLLSEPVLARPELKSFCEKMDALGLRKYVLDRPKERAAIRAELADAFKHAPDAGSMVLDTLEGFWDDKLGSGSRLRTACVVLLEELMRAGVEMRAEVRERATAVASEWKVKMAELNCEGDEEGKEEDWGLERLGYLQLLASYNLLIDGEFDVNELVDYVVMSARYRQTVDLCRVLRLEGRISDVVRRLVSKGKQLIALKFVFEFELTDEYPPVPLLKAYVMDSKKFAQKVRKSGKSSRQSLNDAAMKEISALKSVIKCVEDHGLESQYPKDEMLMRIEKLEKEKADRKRPAVAPVPKPQQPPKQPKHNGNKRIKATAAAPSAFKRKFSGNSGFRPPQPSSMKRVGLLPDHAAPYLGSSSGAYGMTGSLVVAAPYVGSSADLYGLSGAPLGFSGNLNPSTSNSYNPETHAQHGYYNRGIAYGGYDVSSQYPPVYYPQ